In the Desulfobulbaceae bacterium genome, AATTTACCGCCACGGCCTGCTTGCGGGTCTAAGCCTGCTTCGGTAGCTTTTTCTTGAATCTGTTGCTGGAGGTCAAACATCTCACCCCAAAGGATCTGGGCTTCGTCCTTATCGACGGTGTCGCTGTTCATCAAGGTGAAATATTCGGTACGTATTTCTCTGAGCTGGGTTCGCAATTCTTCAGTATCGGCCAGAAATGTCTGACGAGCTTCTGAGTCTACTGCGGCGTTCTGGTCGCAGTTTCCGCAGGATCCGGGAGTAAAGTTAGTACCTGCACCTTGACCCCATCGAGCCTGTGCTGCTTGACTGCCGAGTGCGATTGCTGCAACCAATGCAACTGTTGTTATTATTTTTTTCATGACGTTCTCCTTATGTTGAGTGATTGTTGATTTACTGCGTTCGTGTTTGCTCTCTTACAATACAAGTGCTGTGCCAACACGTTTATATATTTGTATGGCGCTGAAATTATTGGATAAATTTATGTTCTTGCGAGGCAGGTTGGTCTGTGACAGCCTGATGCGGCAGTGGGATTGGCTACATTTTACTCAAGGGTTGAAGGTGCGTGGGTAGTTTGGGAACAGAGAGGAAGATCGAGACTTATTGCTCAATAACAATCTCGTATTCAAGACCGGTTTTGTCGAAATGGTTTAAGGCGTCTTTCAGATCTTGCAGGGTGTCAACTGTGAAATTGATTTCCCAGGCTGACCCGCCATGCGGCAGCGACGAAAGAAAGATAACCTCTTGAATTTTCATGGTGAGCGGTGCCACACCCAGCATCATCATCAAACGATTTCTACTGGCTGCTTTCAAAATAAGAATGGTTTGCTGTTTCGAGACGAGGGTTTTTTTGAGGTTCCAGCGCAGCTCGATGACATCTTCCCTTTGTAACGATAACGAGCCAAGCGTCTCGCACTCTTTTTTGTGCACAGAAAGACCTCGGTTACTCAGCAGGCCAAAAAGCCCTTTTTCGGTGGGCACAGGAGAGCAACAGCGGGACAGCTTGATGCAGGCTGGATCAAGAGTCTCAAGGAAAACCTGGTTTAAAGTACCGGTGGGCGGTTCAAGGGTGTTTTGACCGGCGTAAAGTGTGTCTTTAATGGCCAGAATAACTTCACGAAGAGGTAATATGCCAGCACCGATATAGCGATACAGATCCGTCAGTTTGTCAGCCTCAAACTTTCCCAGAATCACGGACATTTTTTCTTTTTCTAAAAGCTCTCTGGGCAGGCCATAGCGCTTCATCTCCTGTTGGAGAATTTTCAAGCCGATGTCTTGAGCAAGGAGGTGACGACGACGGCGAAGAGCTTTTGCCAGATTGGAACGGGCCTTAGCTGATTTGCACAGGTACTGCATCTCAGGTTCAAACTCTACAGGGTGGCTGCGGGTAAGAATTTTGACCCGGTCACCATCTTTAAGCGTATATTCTGGGCCGCGTTTATGGTTGCCAACTCTGGCCGCGAAGCAGCGGCGCCCAACCTCTGTGTGAACCTTGAAGGCAAAATCTAAAACAGTGCTGTTTTGAGGAAGGCAAACGCGGTCACCCACAGGTGTGTAAGTGTAAATCTCTTTATGACCAGTCGCGGCAATGGCGTCTGTGTATGAAATCTCTTCATCGCCACCAAGTATATCAAAAATCTCGGTAATCTCTTCTTCAAAGGCTGAGGGCACTTTTTTCTCATCCACCCACATCTTGATGATGCCCAGGCGACCAACCTCATACATCTGATCGGTGCGAAATTTAAAAAGATAGGTGTTACCCTTGATGTTGGCTCGGGCGTGTAAACTCTGGTAACCAGTAGGCTTGGGGTTAGCGATAAAATCACGTATTGTTCTTGGGATTGGGGGAAAAAGCTGATTGACTATTCCAAGTGTACTGTAACAGGTATGAATATCCGGCACCGAGATAATGATCTCCATTGGGGTTTCTGTTTCCTTGGAAAGCAGCCGTTGTTTATGGTCAAAATAGGCCGACAGACCCTTTGCTATAAAGTAGATGTCGGCGGTTATCCACGATTCTTCGAGTTCTTTACGAAGTTTTGCGCCAATCTCTTCAATTTGCGAGCTGGTTGATAAATTTTGAATCTTGGTGTCGATTTTATGACTTTGGCGCGGGAATTTATAGCGGAGAGCCAAATCGTAGAGTTCGCGTTTAAGCTCAAAGAGCCCCATAATCTTGGCAAGCGGGGCATAAACGGTCAGTGTTTCTTCGGCAATTTTTTGACGTTTATGCCGGGGCATAGAGTCCAGGGTGCGCATATTGTGCAGCCGATCGGCCAGCTTGATGATCATAACCTCGACACGAGAGGCGGCACCGGAGAAGAGCTTGCGGTGCACCATCTGGTGAAAGGTCTTTTTGTCGCCGGTGTAATCGGTGATTTTTGTGCAACCGTCTACAATGGCCTCGACATTTGGGCCAAAATGTTCGCCAATTACCTCAGAGGTTACTTCCGGGACATCTTCGACGGTATCATGCAGCATCGCTGCTGCTAATGTCTCCGGATCTTTAACACCAAGCTCTTCGGCGATAATTTTGGTGACGTGACAGGGGTGACTGATGTAGGCCTCACCTGATCGGCGAGTTTGGTTCTGGTGGGCATCAACGGAAAACGAAAAAGCCTTCCAGAAAGTACTTGCGGGGCCATCTTGGCCTCCAAGGATTTCTTCCATGGATGTAATGAATTTACCAATATCAAACTTACTCATTTCCCATTAGCCGAAGTCATCAAACATAATATCTTCTCGCTCCACACCTTGATCGAGCAGTATTTTGGTTACGGCTGAGATCATCATTGGCGGGCCGCATAGATAGTATTCGCAGTCCTCAGGGGCGGGATGGTCTTTAAGGTACTGGTCATAGAGAACCTGGTGGATAAATCCGGTATACCCGTGCCAATTATCTTCTGGCTGAGGATCGGAGAGGGCGACATGCCACTGGAAATTTTCAAAGGATTCCTGGAGGGCATCGAAATCCTCGACATAAAACATTTCCAAGGCGGAACGGGCACCGTACCAGAAGGAGATTTTTCGTGTGCTGTTAAGTCTTTTAAGCTGATCAAAAATGTGTGAGCGCATTGGTGCCATGCCAGCGCCGCCACCAATAAATATCATCTCTTTGCCGGTATCTCTGGCGAAGAATTCTCCGAATGGTCCAAAAATAGTAACGGAATCACCCTTCTTGAGATTAAATATATACGAACTCATTTTGCCGGGTGGCACATTAGGGTTGTTGGGTGGCGGTGATGCAATTCGAACGTTAAGCCTGATAATACCCTTTTCGCCAGGGTAATTTGCCATCGAGTAGGCCCGGATGACTGGTTCGGTGACAACCGAGTGATATTGCCAGACGTTAAATTTATCCCAGTCGCTCTTAAATCGCTCAGCAATATCGAAGTCTTTGTAACTGACTTCATGGGGAGGGCATTCAATCTGGATATAGCCTCCGGCACGGAAGGGGACACTTTCTCCTTCCGGCAACTCCATAACCAGATCTTTAATAAAAGTAGCGACACTGTCGTTAGATTGTACCGTGCACTCCCAGCGTTTAACACCGAAAATTTCCGGCGGAATTTCAATTTTCATATCCCCTTTAACAGCAACCTGGCAGGAAAGCCGGTCGCCTTCTCGGGCTTCACGTTTGGAAATATAGGTCAGTTCAGTCGGCAGAATTTCACCGCCACCCTCGAGAACTTTTACCCGGCACTGACCACAGGTTCCACCACCACCGCAGGCTGAAGACACAAATATTTTGTTAGCTGCCAGGGTGTTGAGAAGCTTATTTCCAGCTTCAACAACAATGGTGTTGGCCTCATCATCGTTAATGGTAATGGCAACTTCACTGGAAGGCACAAGTGAGGATTTAGCAGCTAAGATCAGAGCGACCAGCACAAGGACAATAGCTGTAAAAAGAGTGACGCCTGTTATAATTTCAATCATTACAGTTGTACTCCGGAAAAGGCCAGAAAGCCCAGGGCCATTAATCCAACGGTGATAAAAGTGATTCCTAGACCTCTCAAACCTGCAGGGATGTCTGAATATTTAAGCTTCTCACGTATCCCAGCCAAGGCAGCGATAGCCATTGCCCAACCCAGCCCTGAACCGACACCGTAAACGACACTTTCGCCAAAGGAGTAGTCGCGCTCCACCATAAAGAGAGAGCCGCCCAGGATTGCACAGTTAACAGTTAACAGCGGCAGAAAAATACCCAAGGCGTTGTAGAGCGCTGGAAAAAATTTATCCAGCACCATCTCAAGAATCTGCACCATCGCTGCAATGACACCAATAAAACAGATCAGACCGAGAAAAGAGACGTTAACCTGGCCGAGACCCGCCCAGGCAAGTGCTTCTTCCTTGAGGAAAAACTGATAGATGAGATTATTGACCGGGACGGTGACAGTCTGAACGACAATAACAGCAACTCCTAGCCCCAGGGCAGTACTTACCCGCTTTGAGACCGCCAAAAAGGTGCACATTCCCAAGAAGAATGAAAGGGCAAGGTTCTCAATAAAAACAGCTTTGATGAATAGATTTAGATACTGTTCCATAATCAAACTACTCTTTCTCTACTTGCTCAGGATAGACGCTGCGCAGTACCCAGATAATCATGCCTATGATGAAAAAGGCGCTTGGCGACAGTAGCATAAGACCATTGCTCTGGTACCAGCCGCCGTCCCCGACAAGCGGCAGGAGCTGGTGGCCTAAAAGCTGACCGCTGCCCAGAAGTTCTCTGAAAAAAGCGACAATTACCAGAATACAGGCGTAGCCGGCGCCGTTGCCTAAGCCATCTAAAAAACTCAGCAATGGGCCGTTTTTCATGGCGAAGCCTTCGGCACGGCCCATAACAATACAGTTGGTTATAATCAGGCCGACATAGACGGAAAGCTGCTTGCTGATCTAGTAGGTGTAGGCCTTCCTAACCTTGTCGGCGATAATGACCAGTGAGGCAATAATGATCATCTGCACAATTATGCGGATACTGTTGGGGATGTGGTTTCGGATAATGCTGACTGCCATGTTTGAGCAACTGATCACAAAAACAACGGCAACCGACATAACAAGCGCGGTCTCCATTTTAGTAGTAACGGCAAGCGCCGAACAAACACCTAAAATCTGCAAGGCAATGGGATTTGACTTAAAAATGGGGCCGAAGAGTATCTTGCGCGTGCTCATACACGACCTCCATCTGCTCGAAACTTTTCTAAAAAGGGCAGGTACCCGTTTTCGCCAAGCCAGTAAAGGAGGAGATTTTCGACGCCGCGGCTGGTCATGGTAGCGCCGGAAATTGCATCTACCTGATGGACACTATTTTTATCGGCAGGGTTGACC is a window encoding:
- a CDS encoding bifunctional (p)ppGpp synthetase/guanosine-3',5'-bis(diphosphate) 3'-pyrophosphohydrolase; the encoded protein is MSKFDIGKFITSMEEILGGQDGPASTFWKAFSFSVDAHQNQTRRSGEAYISHPCHVTKIIAEELGVKDPETLAAAMLHDTVEDVPEVTSEVIGEHFGPNVEAIVDGCTKITDYTGDKKTFHQMVHRKLFSGAASRVEVMIIKLADRLHNMRTLDSMPRHKRQKIAEETLTVYAPLAKIMGLFELKRELYDLALRYKFPRQSHKIDTKIQNLSTSSQIEEIGAKLRKELEESWITADIYFIAKGLSAYFDHKQRLLSKETETPMEIIISVPDIHTCYSTLGIVNQLFPPIPRTIRDFIANPKPTGYQSLHARANIKGNTYLFKFRTDQMYEVGRLGIIKMWVDEKKVPSAFEEEITEIFDILGGDEEISYTDAIAATGHKEIYTYTPVGDRVCLPQNSTVLDFAFKVHTEVGRRCFAARVGNHKRGPEYTLKDGDRVKILTRSHPVEFEPEMQYLCKSAKARSNLAKALRRRRHLLAQDIGLKILQQEMKRYGLPRELLEKEKMSVILGKFEADKLTDLYRYIGAGILPLREVILAIKDTLYAGQNTLEPPTGTLNQVFLETLDPACIKLSRCCSPVPTEKGLFGLLSNRGLSVHKKECETLGSLSLQREDVIELRWNLKKTLVSKQQTILILKAASRNRLMMMLGVAPLTMKIQEVIFLSSLPHGGSAWEINFTVDTLQDLKDALNHFDKTGLEYEIVIEQ
- the nqrE gene encoding NADH:ubiquinone reductase (Na(+)-transporting) subunit E, which gives rise to MEQYLNLFIKAVFIENLALSFFLGMCTFLAVSKRVSTALGLGVAVIVVQTVTVPVNNLIYQFFLKEEALAWAGLGQVNVSFLGLICFIGVIAAMVQILEMVLDKFFPALYNALGIFLPLLTVNCAILGGSLFMVERDYSFGESVVYGVGSGLGWAMAIAALAGIREKLKYSDIPAGLRGLGITFITVGLMALGFLAFSGVQL
- a CDS encoding NADH:ubiquinone reductase (Na(+)-transporting) subunit F; protein product: MIEIITGVTLFTAIVLVLVALILAAKSSLVPSSEVAITINDDEANTIVVEAGNKLLNTLAANKIFVSSACGGGGTCGQCRVKVLEGGGEILPTELTYISKREAREGDRLSCQVAVKGDMKIEIPPEIFGVKRWECTVQSNDSVATFIKDLVMELPEGESVPFRAGGYIQIECPPHEVSYKDFDIAERFKSDWDKFNVWQYHSVVTEPVIRAYSMANYPGEKGIIRLNVRIASPPPNNPNVPPGKMSSYIFNLKKGDSVTIFGPFGEFFARDTGKEMIFIGGGAGMAPMRSHIFDQLKRLNSTRKISFWYGARSALEMFYVEDFDALQESFENFQWHVALSDPQPEDNWHGYTGFIHQVLYDQYLKDHPAPEDCEYYLCGPPMMISAVTKILLDQGVEREDIMFDDFG